The genome window gttggagacatagatcgacgCCGTGTAGGTGGATGCTATTTGCTCCTCATCTTCATTATAATCATGGAATCCAAAATGGTATTTACACTGTGATcggtctcttctcctcatccaaaccttcttcaagaacaaagaagacagaaTGACACACCTCAGTCTCTTTTTTCTTGAAATTTGTCCCTCACCTAACAAACCATTTAGTGGAACTTCATGCGTACCAAAACTGAAGATATAAGAAACGATGTTTGCAATCGTtgattttttatatataacacTCAGTTCACATGGTTTAGTGGTTTAATCTGGCTTTAATCATGAAACCAGTCATTTGAACTCTgtataaatttttttaattttaatacaaTCTATAGATTATGAAAAGAAAAACGGTTCAAATGTCTAAAACAAACTATCAAAATGCCAACCTTGCCGGTTTAATTCGTCATTTCACGAAATCATAGTTAGTGGTTGAGCCTAAAATTTATGTCAAAACCAGGCGATTCACAAAATCATAGTCAACGGTTCAGCCTAAATTTTATGTTAAAACCGGGTGAATCAAACAGTGCACGCGCATAATAGGTGACACGTATTATAGATAAACAGGTCGAAATTGTAACCTATGTATACAGGTGATTGTTAAAACACGTGACGAGCATATGAACATCGATGCTCGGGTCACATTGGGTACAAAACATACATCACAATTTGTCTCAATTGCACTAATATAAACACCAAAAGTTGGATGAGTACAAAACTAGTTCTTTAAGACCTACTTTGTATCGATTATAATAGTTTCGAAATCATGAACATAAGACAAACTGATCATACACCACAAACTGATCATGCCATCTTTCAAGCACACAACAACTACATTTTTTATCACCTTGAAAAGAAACTGAAATCATTACAACCCTGCAACAAATGAAAGTTGATATTAGTGTCTGAGTAATTTTGAGGACGATAACTGTAGCGCATCAAGGGTGTGTCTGGAAACAGGGGTGTCATGCAATTGACAGGTTGAGTTGTTAAACCCAAACATAACCcatatttttttcatatataaaacATCAACTCTAATATGCACACACTTAAAATCAAGTAACCGAACACAACCCGTTTAACCTGATTATATAAACTCGTCAATATGGTTGGCGGGAAGTAATCAAGTCGTAAAGAAAGAGTTAAACCGGCCATAAGCATGTTAGCGGGATGACATGTTGAATTAAAGGAGTTGGTGAGTCGACCTGCTTAGTTATAAAGGTTGACCCGAACACAATTCGTTTATTAAACAGGTTAGATATGGCAGTCCAAAACCTGTTTGTTTTCATGTCGTGTCGGAAATTGCCCTCCGTAACTGGATATAACTACAGCCAATGTACTGAAACTGCATATGTCATACATCTTCTCCAATTCATATATGCACAAGATCATGCTGAATAAAGCTCAGAACTTATAGCTGGaatcaatataataaaaaaaataataactcaTTTAAAGGTCTTATAGTTGCTATGACACCAGACCCACTATCAATCACATACATAATCATATCAGAAATGTAAGAAATTATTTTAAACTGTAACCACAGAAACAATATTAAACATAACGATCAGAGAAATCAGGTTACAAATAACACATCTAAAGAACATAAATCAGGGTAAAATAAAACTTATCAACACAGCAGAAGACAAAACTGCTAACCTGCACAAAATTAAAACCGGTAGCAAATAAGAACCTAGCCGACATGAAACGGACCGATATCACCGGTCCGAATCGAACCGGCGATCTCATCAGCAACAGTTAAGCAAGAAATAACCCAACCACTAATCGCCAACCACACCATATTCGCCATCCACAGTGACACACTCCACGGCACTGCCATAATCCTATATCCCCTTTTTCTACTGCTGATTCTTGAAATTGGTTAGGGTTTTGAACGATTCAGATTGTTATGAACAATACCCACAAAGGATCAATTCATTGGACGAGAATTCTCACTCAGGCATTTTGTCAAACACCTGTTGTGCGTAAACAGCAAGAACTCTGTAGACGTGTTTTTATTGGAACACAGAGATCAAATTTGGACGTAACTGTAGAAGATATTGATTGGAAATTTGGAGATCTGGCAAGTTGTGAGCAGAATAACTGGATCATAAGaattaaaatgacaaaagtggCATGTTTGGCAAAGATATTAACGCCCATCTCTTTATTTCTTTTAGGGTAGTTGAGTTATTCTGTTACAGAAAATATCATATATAGTAAATGTCATAAATTCAAAATATTGATGGTATAGAATATGGCTAgatgtaagagcattcacatccaaataaTTAAATTATGTGTGTGgtgttttttaaatataaaaagtataaaaagtggttgtgagtggaggagagagaaaatattactgttcatctgtatatttgggggacactgttcaccccctataattttgtaatatattttgaaagtggttgtgagtggaggagagaaaaaataatgataaaggtataaaaaatattatttaattgaaaatgagagagaaaatatagtgttttttagtgtaatttagggtgaaaatatggtggattgaatgtgaatgctctaacaaaTTTAAAAATAAGTGTTTGATATCTTGATTTTTATTAGGTAGAATGTGACATCCGTCACTGAGTACTAAAAAAATATCCAACCCGTTTTGAAAATCGGATTCGAATCGTAAGGAATAAAAACGCAATATAACATATCAACCATGTtagtttatatgtttttttttggtATATATCTTTGATGAAATCGTAatataatatgtatataaaatagggttattagattttatcactCCTAACTATTGGGTATTGGCCGTTGTCACTCTCAGCTATCACTTTGACTCCCATCACTCCCCACTCCCCACTTAACACTTTATGTGTTGTGTCATCCCGGTTGAGTGGATTTtggctcctcttttgtcttttaggAGCAGATTCGCGTGCAATCATTAGTAATTCACAAAGTGTCACTCTAATATCACCAATAACACAAGTCAAACATTAAGAAATGTTCACATGTAGAGTGACACAACACACAAaatgttaagttgggagtggtggaAGTCAAAGTGGTAGTTGAGAGTAGCAGCGGCCAATATCCAATAGTTGaaagtgataaaatccaataactctATAAAATACCAACGTTGCACTCCAATTATTGAATGTTTTAaactagtagatgccccgcccgcgttgcgaggcaatggccgaataattctcaatcaattaaaaaaaagactactataattttgctatgaaaaaaaaacgatgataagaccgtaattttgggctcagggcaaaactgtaatttttcaggactaatgagccagtGTTAGGCAGCTAAAGTTGTgcgccgcccgcgttgcggggcgctaaaccgagtatttcttaggttaataacatgtacgcggttagttatacatgctacCTATAGCACGATATCAAAAAAGATACATCAAGTTAACCAATTAAAGAAAAACAGTAGcatagttatgataaaaaaaattaactaaaacgatgacaaacGTGTAATTTAAAGTTGGGGGCAAAACAATAACTTGTTaggaccaattagcgagtgctaggcagctatttggcatgaataaaaacaaaattaagtcaagaaagtaaaataaaacactaccatggTTTTGCCAAAGAAAAAAACGATGTCAAGATTGCAATTTTTAGCGaaggtaaaatcataattttaaaatagaggcaaaataatattttgaattgaaggcaaaaccaatttttttattttgaaatgggggcgaaatcgtaatattttagctgcgggcaaaatcgtaatttttagctggggccaaaatcataattttaaactgggaaccaaatcgtaatttggcaggactctagctgagggcaaaaccataattttattttgaactgggggtaaaattgtttttttaaccgagggcaaaatcgtaaatttaagcaaggggcaaaagcaaaattttattttgaatcgatggcgaaatcgtaattttatacctgggataaaattataatttggcatcacctataaataactattacctttcaaaaaaaaaaaaaaaacctataaataactattatatggaaaaagaaaaaaaaaacggaaGTCAAAAGTGCCGCCCAAAGTGGCCAATCAATTGAGAAAACTGTTACCCGCTTACTTCATCAACTTATAAATGTTAATATGTATAATTAATGTTTGGTCCTTTACGATATTTATATAACGCATATTTGGAACATTATTAAAATTCTGCATATTTTCATCATATTATAAACTCTAATATCAGCACGAACCGACTGAATGGTTTATTGATTGATGGTGACTGGATTACGAACCCCCTTGCTATTAAGGAGTCTTTGTATGAGTTTTTTGAGAATCAATTCACGGAGCCTATGCCTATTCGGCCGAAGTTGGTATGTCCGAATCTAAATACAATTTCGGACGAAGAGGCTACTATGTTGGAGAGGCCATTTTCAGTGGAGGAAATTAAAGAAGCAGTGTGGGATTGTGATGGGGACCGAGCTCCGGGACCGGATGGTTTCAACTTTAAATTTATTAAAAGATGTTGGGCAGGATTTCGGGAGGATTTGgttaaattgttcaacaagttTTATGAATCAGGTTCCCTTAATCCGTGTTGTACGTCATCGTTCATAGCACTAATCCCAAAAATAAAAGACCCGGTGAGCCCAGCAAACTTTAGGCCCATTAGTCTTATTGGGGTTATTAACAAAGTAATTTCGAAAGTTCTTGTCAATAGATTAAAAGGAGTGGTGGGTGGGTTGGTTTCGGAACAACAGTCGGCGTTTCTGGCAGGAAGAAATATCATGGATGGCCCACTTGTCCTTAATGAGGTATCCAGTTGGTTGAAGAAGTCAAGACGGAGTGGTATGTTCTTTAAGGTAGATATTAACAAGGCTTACGATTCAGTGAACTGGGAGTTTCTTAACTCCATCTTGGCACAAATGAATTTTCCGAGTAAATGGTGTACATGGGTTATGGCTACTCTATATTCGGCAAAAGCTTCGGTTTTAGTAAATGGGTCTCCGACTAGAGAATTTGTGTGCTCCCGTGGGCTTCGACAGGGGGATCCGCTATCCCCTTTCTTGTTTGTAATTGTTATGGAAGCAATTTCGGGCATTATGAAGGAAGCTGAATCAGTCGGCTTGTTTCATGGGGTTAGAATCACAAGTAATGGACCGTCTTTGTCGCATTTGATCTATGCGGACGACGTTATTTTTATTGGGGAATGGTCGATCTCAAATGTGAATAATTTGCGGCGTATATTGAGGTGTTTTCATCTAGCTTCCGGTTTGAAAGTTAATTTAGAAAAATGTTGGATCTATGGTGTGGGTGTGGAGGAGGCGGAGGTACAAAGCATGGCAATTCGGTTGAGGTGTAAACAAGGTAAATTCCCTTTTAAACATCTTGGTTTAATGGTGGGTGCTAATATGAACTTAGTTCGGAATTGGAAACCGGTAATAGATATATTCAGAAGTAGATTATCAATATGGAAGGCTAAAACGTTGTCGTATGGTGGGAGGATTACACTACTAAAATCGGTACTAAACGCATTACCAACATACTATTTTTCTATGTTCAAAGCACCGGTTAAAGTGATAGAAGAGTTGGATAGACTTCGTCGGGTTTTCTTTTGGGGCGGCTCGGAAGAAAAGGCTAAGATGAATTGGGTAGCATGGGAACATACAATTGCTCCGGTGGAATATGGGGGGCTAGGTTTCGGTTCACTCAAAGACGCCAACTTAGCTATGTTAGCGAAATGGTGGTGGCGTTTTAAATCGGAAAAAAATGGATTGTGGCGTAGGATTATTTGGGCAATTCACCATAACTCGAGGGCTTGGAAAGACATCCCGGTAAAGACGTCAGTTGCAGGGCCGTGGAAGAATATTTGCAGCATAAGACATTTGTTTTCTGCAGCCGGTATGGACCTAAATAACGCTTTTTCATCAGTTGTTGGGGACGGTAACAACACTTACTTCTGGTTGGATAGCTGGGCTGATTCGAGTCCTTTATATATAAAGTATCCTGAGTTGTTCAAATCGGAGGTGGCTAAAGACTGTCGGGTGGCTGAACGTTGGTCCGGTGGAATCGCCGGCCCTGTTTTCAATTGGGCCTGGGCCCAGTCCAGTCTTGGGCCGATAGAATCAGCTCAATTGCAGCAACTGGTGACATTACTGAGTGATAAAGTAGGGTTGATGGGGCCGGACGTATGGAAATGGAACTATGAGGTTGATGGCTCATTCTGTGTTGCAAGTATCAAAAAGTCTCTTGGATCGGCAGGTCGTGTAAGTCCAGATCATGTGTTTGAATGGAATAACTGGGTCCCCAAGAAGGTGGGTATAGTAGCTTGGAGGGCCGACATGGAGAGGTTGCCGACCATGGCCGCGTTGGCGAGACGAAACGTACCGGTGCCGAACCAAATGTGTGTTCTGTGTGGAGATTATGCAGAGACATGCGATCACATTTTTGTCTCGTGTCACTTCGCTCAATCGATATGGCAAAACTTGGCAATTTGGTGTAGGATGCCGCCGATAATAGCATTTGGTATCAAAGACCTACTCACATTGCATGGCCCAAGATCGAGCTCGAGGGAGAGTAAAGCTATCCATGCGGTCATTCTTGTCACCTTCTGGTCGATATGGAAAGTACGGAATGAGGTTGTCTTCAATCAAGCGGTCCCGAATGTCGTTAAATCCTTAGATGAGATTAAATCGATGGCGTATTTATGGGTGAAGAGTCGGTCAAAAATGGCTTCTCTTTCATGGGAAAATTGGAGCCGTTTCAATTTAGGGGCTATGTAATTTTGTTTTGGTGTTAAGTTTGGTGTAAAACGATGTAAATTTGGATTGTAGCTTCTTGCTACTATTAATAAAATTTTtgtcggccgttcaaaaaaaaagtataTACAGCTTCTTTGATtcctattaaatattattgatgcaAACAAGAAAGTGTTAACCAACTTAGGCAAATCAATTATTATGGGATGTCAAATACAACTTTCAAACGGTTTGTACCGAATCGTTGATTTCTATTAGCCTTAGGCTGTATGATGTGGGATTCGGCTTTGGATCGTCTCCCACTGGCGCCGCACCTCCGCCCATTTCGCCCCTTCCCCAGCGGCGTCCTCCCCGTCTCCATCCGGACGATTGTGACGGTCCTCCCCCTCTcacacacacctatacatacaatttgtatatatatataaattagaaAATCTGGAAATGTGTCCACAACTAGATAATGAACAATTATTAttgttatctatatatatatatatatatatttttgaaagataattattatctatatataaattatttgaagataaatagtgttttttttatcatttagtctattttgttatttagtgtaatttttttcatttgcaacccatttaatttaattatcatattttttttattttaaccaaATTACTTTTATACCCTAAATAGTTCTTTTAACGAACACGTTGGTACCATTTTAGACATAAtttttaacttttctttttctttgctatAACGAGTGTGGCGAACGgttttttagtttagtttttttaaCGAACGCGCTGATACTCTTTTGAACACATTTttcaacttttctttttctttcctatAACGAGAGCACCGAAACCGGCCGAGTTTCTATCGTTTTCTTTTTCGTTTACCCCTTTTTACctttgttattttgatgtttAGAGCCGAGTTACGACGCAAATAGCATAACAC of Helianthus annuus cultivar XRQ/B chromosome 1, HanXRQr2.0-SUNRISE, whole genome shotgun sequence contains these proteins:
- the LOC110878750 gene encoding uncharacterized protein LOC110878750: MAVPWSVSLWMANMVWLAISGWVISCLTVADEIAGSIRTGDIGPFHVG